A region of the Drosophila subpulchrella strain 33 F10 #4 breed RU33 chromosome 3L, RU_Dsub_v1.1 Primary Assembly, whole genome shotgun sequence genome:
ACTTCAGGCGACGCACGGTTTTGTACTGGTATCCATCGGCAGCAAGGACAGCGGAATCCTGAGAAGCTTCCTCAACAGGAGCCTCCTCCAGAGGAGCCTCGGTGACGACCTCCTCGGAAGGGGGCAGGTATTCATTGGCAATCTCGGAAACGTCACGACGTTGACGATACTTCAGGCGACGCACGGTTTTGTACTGGTATCCATCGGCAGCAAGGACAGCGGAATCCTGAGAAGCTTCCTCAACAGGAGCCTCCTCCAGAGGAGCCTCGGTGACGACCTCCTCGGAAGGGGGCAGGTATTCGTTGGCAATCTCGGAAACATCCCGGCGCTGGCGGTACTTAAGACGACGCACGGTCTTGTACTGGTATCCATCGGCAGCAAGAACAGCGGAATCCTGAGAAGCGGCCTCGACTTTGGCTTCCTCAATGGGGGCTTCGGTAGCAACATCTTCAGTGGGGGGCAGGTACTCGTTGGCGATCTCGGAAACATCGCGACGCTGGCGGTACTTTAAGCGGCGGACAGTCTTGTACTTGTATCCATCAGCGGATAGAACAGCGGAATCCTGGCTAGCTTCCTCAATGGGAACCTCTTCAACTGGGGCATCAGCAACAACCTCTTCGGTAGGAGGCAGATATTCGTTGGCAACCTCAGAAACGTCACGACGTTGGCGGTACTTAAGACGACGCACGGTTTTGTACTGGTATCCATCGGCAGCAAGAACAGCGGAATCCTGAGAAGCTTCCTCAACTGGGGCTTCCTCAATGGGGGCTTCAGTGGCAACATCCTCAGTGGGGGGCAGGTACTCGTTGGCGATCTCGGAAACATCACGACGATGACGGAGCTTCAGGCGGCGCACGGTCTTGTACTTGTATCCATCGGCAGAAAGAACAGCGGAATCCTGAGAAGCGGCCTCGACTGGGGCTTCCTCAATTGGGGCATCGGCAACAACCTCCTCAGTGGGGGGCAGGTACTCGTCGGCGATCTCGGAAACATCACGACGTTGGCGGTACTTCAGGCGGCGGACGGTCTTGTACTTGTATCCATCGGCAGAAAGAACAGCGGAATCCTGGCTAGCTTCCTCAATGGGAACCTCTTCGACTGGGGCATCAGCAACCACCTCTTCGGTAGGGGGAAGGTATTCGTTTGCGACTTCGGAAACGTCACGGCGTTGACGGTACTTCAGGCGACGCACGGTCTTGTACTGGTATCCATCGGCAGCAAGAACAGCGGAATCCTGAGAAGCTTCCTCAACTGGGGCTTCCTCAATGGGGGCTTCAGTGGCAGCATCCTCAGTGGGGGGCAGGTACTCGTTGGCGATCTCGGAAACATCACGACGATGACGGAGCTTCAGGCGGCGCACGGTCTTGTAGCGGTATCCATCTTCTCCCAGGGCGGCGGGGTCTTGGGCCAGCTCGGCGCCAACTTC
Encoded here:
- the LOC119552544 gene encoding uncharacterized protein LOC119552544, translated to MKLFLACIFIAAATAAVIPVEQARHRRDVSEIVNEYIPPAEEVGAELAQDPAALGEDGYRYKTVRRLKLRHRRDVSEIANEYLPPTEDAATEAPIEEAPVEEASQDSAVLAADGYQYKTVRRLKYRQRRDVSEVANEYLPPTEEVVADAPVEEVPIEEASQDSAVLSADGYKYKTVRRLKYRQRRDVSEIADEYLPPTEEVVADAPIEEAPVEAASQDSAVLSADGYKYKTVRRLKLRHRRDVSEIANEYLPPTEDVATEAPIEEAPVEEASQDSAVLAADGYQYKTVRRLKYRQRRDVSEVANEYLPPTEEVVADAPVEEVPIEEASQDSAVLSADGYKYKTVRRLKYRQRRDVSEIANEYLPPTEDVATEAPIEEAKVEAASQDSAVLAADGYQYKTVRRLKYRQRRDVSEIANEYLPPSEEVVTEAPLEEAPVEEASQDSAVLAADGYQYKTVRRLKYRQRRDVSEIANEYLPPSEEVVTEAPLEEAPVEEASQDSAVLAADGYQYKTVRRLKYRQRRDVSEIANEYLPPTEDVATEAPIEEAPVEAASQDSAVLAADGYQYKTVRRLKYRQRRDVSEIANEYLPPTEEVVADAPVEEVPIEEASQDSAVLSADGYKYKTVRRLKYRQRRDVSEIANEYLPPTEDVATEAPIEEAPVEAASQDSAVLAADGYQYKTVRRLKYRQRRDVSEIANEYLPPSEEVVTEAPLEEAPVEEASQDSAVLAADGYQYKTVRRLKYRQRRDVSEIAGDYLPPAEEEVVADAPVEEVSQDSAVLGDEGYRYKTVRRLKLRHRRAL